From a region of the Carettochelys insculpta isolate YL-2023 chromosome 29, ASM3395843v1, whole genome shotgun sequence genome:
- the ACVR1B gene encoding activin receptor type-1B, translating to MVSISNLDGIEHHIRTCIHKAELVPAGRPFYCLGSEDLRNTHCCYFDYCNEIDLTVPSGHVKENESQSVWGPVELVAVIAGPVFLVFVILIVVVFVFHHQQRVYHNRQRLDMEDPSCEMCLSKDKTLQDLVYDLSTSGSGSGLPLFVQRTVARTIVLQEIIGKGRFGEVWRGRWRGGDVAVKIFSSREERSWFREAEIYQTVMLRHENILGFIAADNKDNGTWTQLWLVSDYHEHGSLFDYLNRYTVTIEGMIKLALSAASGLAHLHMEIVGTQGKPGIAHRDLKSKNILVKKNGMCAIADLGLAVRHDSVTDTIDIAPNQRVGTKRYMAPEVLDETINMKHFDSFKCADIYALGLVYWEIARRCSSGGIHEEYQLPYYDLVPSDPSIEEMRKVVCDQKLRPNIPNWWQSYEALRVMGKMMRECWYANGAARLTALRIKKTLSQLSIQEDVKM from the exons ATGGTCTCCATCTCTAACCTGGATGGAATTGAGCACCACATCCGGACCTGCATCCACAAAGCAGAGCTAGTTCCTGCTGGAAGACCCTTCTACTGCCTGGGTTCAGAAGATCTGCGTAACACACATTGCTGCTACTTTGATTACTGCAATGAAATTGACCTAACGGTACCCAGTG GTCATGTGAAAGAGAATGAATCTCAGTCTGTTTGGGGCCCTGTGGAGTTGGTAGCAGTGATTGCAGGGCCTGTCTTCCTTGTGTTTGTCATCTTGATCGTAGTGGTTTTCGTCTTTCATCACCAACAACGAGTTTATCACAATCGTCAGCGGCTGGACATGGAAGATCCCTCTTGCGAAATGTGTCTGTCCAAGGATAAGACTCTACAAGATCTAGTTTATGATCTTTCCACTTCTGGCTCTGGTTCAG GTTTGCCGCTCTTTGTCCAGCGAACTGTGGCTCGAACCATTGTCCTGCAGGAGATCATTGGCAAAGGTCGCTTTGGGGAGGTGTGGCGTGGCAGGTGGCGTGGAGGTGATGTGGCTGTGAAAATCTTCTCTTCCCGGGAAGAGCGCTCCTGGTTTAGGGAAGCAGAAATATACCAGACTGTGATGTTGCGACATGAGAACATCCTGGGATTTATTGCTGCAGATAACAAAG ATAATGGAACATGGACTCAGCTGTGGCTTGTCTCTGATTACCATGAGCATGGCTCTCTGTTTGATTACCTCAACAGATACACAGTGACCATCGAGGGAATGATTAAActagccctgtctgctgccagtggattggcacatctacacatggaGATTGTGGGGACCCAGG GAAAACCAGGCATTGCACACAGGGACTTGAAATCGAAGAACATCCTGGTGAAGAAGAACGGCATGTGCGCTATTGCTGACCTGGGGCTGGCAGTCCGGCATGATTCTGTTACTGATACCATTGATATTGCACCCAATCAAAGGGTTGGAACCAAACG GTACATGGCTCCAGAGGTTTTGGATGAAACCATTAACATGAagcattttgattcatttaaatgtGCTGATATCTATGCGCTGGGCCTTGTCTATTGGGAGATTGCTCGTAGATGCAGTTCTGGAG GTATCCATGAGGAGTATCAGCTCCCATACTATGACCTTGTGCCCTCTGATCCCTCCATCGAGGAAATGCGTAAGGTTGTGTGTGATCAGAAGCTGCGCCCCAACATCCCTAACTGGTGGCAGAGTTACGAG GCATTACGAGTGATGGGTAAGATGATGCGTGAGTGCTGGTATGCCAACGGTGCAGCTCGGCTAACTGCTCTCCGCATTAAGAAAACACTCTCGCAGCTCAGCATCCAGGAAGATGTGAAGATGTAG